One part of the Amphiura filiformis chromosome 5, Afil_fr2py, whole genome shotgun sequence genome encodes these proteins:
- the LOC140153602 gene encoding mitochondrial genome maintenance exonuclease 1-like, whose translation MQSKNTDSNANVEGHELKLSQQATKTKLPSVTKILDKTKPWYQRLLLKKWEKKMISEMGEEGFKRYKQEMLSQGKMHHKSIEAVLHGIPEKEITVTPETAGYWKSMKHVLGDIEQVECMERRIVHPALDYLGIVDCVAKYKDQLCVIEWKTSRKPKSTLKQCYEYPLQVVAYAGALNYDPTFDHQINQALIVVAYKDGKQAHIHRMSTKDCENYWSQWLTRILQYREIIQKEEAKSKK comes from the exons ATGCAAAGTAAGAATACAGATAGCAATGCCAATGTAGAAGGACATGAGTTGAAGTTATCTCAACAAG CTACAAAAACAAAACTTCCAAGTGTGACAAAGATCCTAGACAAAACCAAGCCTTGGTATCAGCGATTGCTTCTCAAGAAATGGGAGAAAAAGATGATTAGTGAAATGGGGGAGGAAGGTTTTAAACGATATAAACAAG aAATGTTATCACAAGGCAAAATGCATCATAAGAGCATAGAAGCAGTTTTGCACGGCATTCCTGAAAAAGAAATCACAGTGACTCCTGAAACGGCTGGATACTGGAAGAGTATGAAACATGTGTTAGGTGATATTGAGCAGGTTGAATGTATGGAGAGAAGGATTGTACACCCAGCATTAGATTATCTGGGAATTGTAGACTGTGTGGCAAAATACAA GGATCAGCTTTGTGTGATAGAATGGAAGACATCAAGGAAACCcaagtcaactctcaaacaatgtTATGAATATCCCCTACAAGTTGTGGCTTATGCAGGTGCTCTCAACTATGACCCTACATTTGATCATCAG ATCAACCAAGCACTAATAGTAGTTGCATACAAAGATGGGAAACAGGCACACATACATAGGATGTCAACCAAGGATTGTGAAAATTATTGGAGTCAGTGGCTAACCAGAATCTTGCAGTACAGAGAAATCATCCAGAAAGAGGAAGCAAAATCAAAGAAGTAA